The region GCAGAAGACCAGATCTGTTCAGTGTCACTCCAAAGTGCTTCCTGCAAAAAACCCTCACATGGGAAGAATACATTCAAAAACACACTGTTAGTCCCCTTGATAACATTAACTGGGCCAAACATTTAGTGCAAGTTGTTTAAGTGTATTTGAGACTTGCCTTTCGCACCTCTCTTTGTGAAATGAAACGTATTGCTGTGTGCTATGAAACAAAAAGGTGTTCTGTTTAATATGGAACCCTGTCGCGCTGACAGCGTCAATTCAGGAACCTTGTTTTGCGAGTGTCAAATCTCGACCGACCAGCCTCTAGTTGACTGGCTTGATACTTCATCATTAAATTGCTTTACCAATaacttaaaaacacacaatcaaACCTCTTTGACAACTTCTAAGGAAGCCAATAAGAAAACTCCAGAAATAAATAAACCTAATATAatcaaatacttaaaaaaatctaaaaaaaaaattaaatatctttgattgttattcatattttaacAAGGAACAAAAATTCCATATAAATAACTACAGAGTAATAACAAGAATGACAAATTCAGCATATTACTTAATGTGAAGTTGAGAGTAGGTTTTCCCATTCTGCAGATGTTTTGGCTGTCTGTCTTAAGGGTCCCATCAGACTGGACTGAGGGAGGTTTCAGTGACTGGGCGCCTCCAGCCAGTGTCACGGGTTAACAGTGCAGAGGGTGAAGTTAAGGTTCACGGGTGCTAGTTGTCAGTCAGAAGAACACTGGTCCACAGTTGCCACGGTTACCAGCAGAAGGGGAAGGAGAGCCCCTGTAGGATGTTGCATGTAGATGTCTGGATGGATAAAcagaaaaagttattttaaagtGATGAATTAATCACATTTCTTCGTGTTCTGGAGAAAAGGCGCTGCCTTGACTGTAATGTGTGCTGATAAAGTAAAACACACTATGTCACATAATTTGCAGAgttgcaaagattaattgaatAATCgattaagcccagttcagaccaaagatttgtgaCGAGAcgaaaccgttttagaacgacgcagggaaaagttgcagcggtctgaactggcccgtctcagctcgactcaaccCAGCTGATGGTTttgctgcgactcagctgttcaagtcacagaggctggttttagaatgtAAGAGATGTCACCTGttccaacagccaatagagaagtcagctggtaaagtcagctataaactatagaaaaaaaatggtctataatccattttatttttatgttacaaacagctggtcaaAATGGcaagagttttagacggagctTCAACAACGTTTTATGGTCAAGAGacctagagagtgactgaagagagagagagagagagagagagagagagagagagagagagagagagagagagagagagagagcccagCAGCGTTacaacaaagcagtgaatcagagaaataaaatgttttcaccgattcatcactagaaatggaactgtagcaagcatctcaataTCACttacgttatccacattcatatttagaagAAACAAATGAtctatccagctacaaaaaagccagtcggaagttagaacgtAAGTACAAAGAGGCGTTGTTATGGAGATCATACACCGTTTTGTCTTGTCGCACTGGTGTGAACTGGCCAAGGGAgcaagcttctcctcggaccgcgtagctcctatggtgccattttgatgctaccaagccatcacctcccgttagcattccattgactgccattcactttggcgccactttgacagcgaataactttacatctgaagcgtttaaagactatttgtccattgtttatttctaaagaaacacgacaatgtataaaaggctccattaccttgtacctcacgttatggctccatagcagacgtttttgtaaaaataggctaacgattgtgtcataaccacgggacttactgtcgcatagtagaggaattaccgtatagtacaggagaagagCGCAGGCAGTTCCGTCTCACATTAGccgtttaagtgtaattactaatgttaactagcattttagttagcaataattagcctgtgcctatgttatctccttacatatacctacgctctccgtctctgcaatattcggaataattgagatttctcttggcacagctaccagaagacttacaacattttacgtcgtctctctcagttggaggctgtgcagtaacgctcagccatcaccggaaaagtgcttctaatggccttcactggtctccgtccagagcaacgggatctgttggtccattcttatatactgtctatggaactggcaggttttagaacACTGCAGACTGGCTAGTTGCaagaagttgcaagtttcaactcgtctagttgcaaatctttggtctgaactgggctttagttgtcaactattaaattaatggccaactactttgataatcaatttgagtattttttttatgaagaagAGAATAAATTCTCTGAtgccagcttcttaaatgtggaTATTTTCCAGtttattctctcctctgtgacagtaaactaaatatatttgagttgtggacaaaacaagacatttgaggacgtcatcttctGTGAATAATTTAAACCAGGTCCTGTGTTGTGTTGAATGTCGTTATGTCtctgttattatttttgttatcaTTGTTTCTGTAAGGTATTGAATGTTATTTTGCTATTGTGATTGTTGTTTAATCTAATTATGCACCGCAATGTATAGATGTACAAGTTTTGGGCGACCTCCAGGAAGAATAGCTGTGGCCCCGGCCAAtggagattattattatttttttattattattatttttttttttttttaccattttctgacatgttaGACGAAACAACtgatcaagaaaataatcgttagttgcagccctaataactTATTTCTCTAAGACCAGCTGCAGTCACTGCAACCATCagcaaacagaacaaacaaagcAGAGACTCCCCAAGGGAAGCTAATGTGGTCACATCAGACTTAAAACAAATTCAACTCAAATGCCTacttttttcaatttctttcatttcatttagctgatCTTTTATCTAAAGCGACTTCCAATACatgcattcaaccatgaaggtacAACCTCTGAACAGCAAGAATCGCATTATAGTAAATTAGCTTGAAATAAGCCAACatgccacatttttttttaataaccatCATCTTCTTAGTCGGTGCAGTCGGtcgagatgtgtttttagcctgcgGCAGATGATGTGTAGAATTTTATTCTGGGTGCTGCCAGAAACTAACTTTTagcttagggctgggcgatatggagaaaatcaaatatcatgatatttttgaccaaatacctcgatatcgataccacaacgatattgtagtgttgactattggtgctttcacaaaatatttacacaatgagatttttgataaacaataatcagtaatgtggataaaatgactaagtgggtaaaggcaaataatagaacagttacaacagtctggtaagttcagaaaatgacatcactttactgtaatgcagcctttaaaaccaggaaaagacaacacttatgccatattacgatattcaaaatctaagacaatatctagtctcatatcacaatattgatataatatcaatatactgCCCAGCTCTATTTTAGCTACATATGTTCCTCCGTCTTCTTATGTTTGGTTTGCTCATAAAATTTCAATCCACGTACCCCTAAACACCAGCAAAACTGTTGCACCAGCTGTCTAAGTTCAATTCAAACGCAGTGTTGGATTTGCGCCGTACAGCTTAGTTACAAAGTATAGTTAAGATGTACATGACAGACTACTTCACTTTGACATTCATGACACTTAACATGCACGCTTTGTATTGGGCTAACAGTGCTAACAGCTACAGGTCAAACAGAGTATTAGTTAGGTCCATGGTTAGCTCACACTCACCGGGAAGACCTAGCTTCCGCAGGAGAGCAGTGCTCATCATAACCTCCGTATGAGCACTGATCTCCCACAGAAGCCCAGCCTGGGCAGTGTGCAGTGCAGAGCGGCGGTGAGTCGGTCAATCGGCCAGCCAATGAGACATGAACACGAAGGGAAGGGCCAAAAATTTCAACAACCACCTGGTTCTCATTCCCAGGTCGTCAAATACTGACACCAAAGGGAgggacacacatgcactcacagcCATACCTtctatcaaaacaaaaaatagagaAGCTCGaattacaacaacaacacagagggagtgtgacttaattctctgctcaggacaccATTACTCTACTAGCGTTATCTTTACaaatcaaatatttgtttgctgcttaatgttctgaatgtcgagTACAGAACCTTTAAACAAGATTTAAAGAGTTACAGTATTtgatgtgctgttttttttaccttgtaGGGCTATCTATTTTAAATAGGGGAACTTAGTTTAGTTGATTGTTCAGTAAGTTGCAAAATAGTCTTAAAAACcaacaacatgaaaaaaaaattgtgataagACTGTGGATCAGGATCCTGCCAGAAATAAAAAtcatatagtttttatatttcgCCCACCCCTACTTCAGTCTACTTTGACACCGCTTTGGAGACTGATAAGTAATTTTCTTAAATTTGACACTTTTTCCTCCAAAGCCGCAGAGGATATGTAAGCAGAGCAGGTATTTACTAACCTTATGTGGTTTCTGCTAACTTGTCACCTGTCATCCCATCGGCTCCCTGGAGGGGCTTTGAATGTCTTGTTCTGGGGATGGATGATGAATCCCAAAATATTTAGCTAACAATACAGTCACACATGATATACTTTAAACAGCAGACAGCTGGGTTTATAATAGCAGAAAACACCTAATTATCTAGATTATCTGAACAACTTGTACATTTTCACTAGTCAGAGACATTTAAGTGCAGTTATTTCTGCTCACCTTGTGCTTTTTACACTTCATGGAAAGGTTTTCTTCAATGAGTACACAGTCTGCTAGAACAAGAACAGAACAGGAGTTAAGATGCCACATTGATTCCTCCAAAAGGTGGAGGTTTAGGCTTAGCGGAAGTACAGTAATAACAGCCAACCGCACATCACAAAAGAGCTATTTACAGACCAATACACTCAGCCACACTCACACAAAGCACCAGTCGTGGGTGTATTCAACCTAatactttaacatatttttttcagattCAGACTATTATTCCCAATGGGCAATTCATTTGCAGCTTCCCAGtccatacagtcaggtccaacAAACACTCACCAAACAACAGTTAAACATGTAAAAGATGccggagggaaaaaaaaaaaaaagaaagaaaaaaaagtatgacatgaaataaaagcaatacATAAGAGACAATAAATAAGAATATTCATTATGCTACTCCAATGTTAACATATAATCTAAACCTGGACAAATAAAAACCAGAACGAACTGCAGGGCTAGATATCACTTGAAGTAAATTGAGcgaactgaccctttaagatCATAGAAAAAGCCAGTTAAAAACAGCTATGCACCCCTGTACCTGCAAACATGCACATGGATAAAGTAACTGTACTTTGTTCCCATTTGATGTGTGGAGACGGAGGGCAGAGATCAGCACTTACCTGACTCCAGAGCACACCTGTAGTGGTACTTGTTAGGACATCCTTTGAAGAAGCAGCCCAGTGTAGCACCTGGGTCACTGCATGCTGAACACATCTAAACACACAGCAGATTAAAGGTCGGATGAAGACATTATGTACATGTCTGCTAACCGCATGCTTGGATACaagataaaaaaatgtgatatacCTTACAAACATAAAGAAAGGGGGCACTACTTCTCCCCCAGACATTTGTTTAGGCTGTAAAAGCCCAAATCTGGTCGCCTCTGGCACATTCTAATGCCACTATTCCATCATATACACCGATAGTAACTATTGTATATTTAAATGAGTTTGCCTACACGATTGTAAACGTATAGTGAATCACTGTAAAGGAGAATTAGGCTTCTTGTGCGTTTTAGCCCACACAGTCTGCAAATAGCTATTATTTGAAACCACGCCTATTCCTGACTGTCAGAGTCGGTTGATTTCCACTACACTCTAGCTTCCATTTGGGTGGCATCTTTCCTCTACCTTTTCTTCTCTATTGATATACTCCACACTTATAGGCAGTAAGCAATTATGATTTAAGAAAGAACATTCACTGTGTCACACACAAAGCAGGGGAAAATTATTGAATGACAGGATAACCAAAAATGTAACccatgaataaaatgtatgatgtggattgtggaaaaaaacatatgatCATATAGATTACTGCAGGAAGTTCCATTAGGctcatcatattttattttttatatacatgATTTGGGGCATCTGACAGTTTGCATAATTGGTTAATGGTAAGAAAATACAAAGCATTTTTAACAAAATTACAGTACGTACATTTTCTTCATATGACATAGGCCTGTTACTTCGACAACATTGCctgttttagtgtttttgcaATGTGTCTTAGAGATGGCTCTGCGGTAAAAAGTGCAATGTAAATGAAGATGCAAAATatagcaaaattcttttgataaattTTAGTCAGGTCGATCTGGAGAAGCTATGTGCCAGGTTTCCTGCAAATCGGTCGCACAGCCTAGGAGGAGTTTGAATAAGTTGGTTTTGAACATTTCGCGATTTGGAGGGGAAAGTTGAAGTTGCTCACTGTAGTGAAACAGGTGAATCCAAATGTGGGTCcaataggccacgcccacttttaTCAATCAATACACCATGTAGGCATGGCCTCAGATGTGTCCCTAGATGGTACTCTCCAAATTTCGTAAAATCGGATGAGCCCTTCATCAGATATATACTTTTCGCAGTTTTGCCAAATTTGATTTCATTGCTAGCTACGCTAATTTGTTAGCACATAATTTGtgcattttttaaaccaattaaaattcttttgataactttttgtcaggtcagTCTGAAGATACTATgtgccaagtttcgtgcagattggTCACACAGCCTAGGAGGAGTTCCAAAAAGTAGGTTTacgataaatcgcgattttaCTGCGATTAAAGTCTAGGGGGAAATGGGcatggcctatatcaggagattcagctgaaTTCAGGGAACGCGTGGATTCAAGGTTTTCAAATGTGCGATGTACGGTATGGGAATAATAGGGCTAAATGCATtgtttctgctatagcgccaccacGTGGCAGaagtgtgtaaatgtttgtgtcCGAGGGTTCCACCCCCCCTAGCATTTACGGTTTAGGCTGCAGCAACACTTTTAGCTACAGAAAAAtaagaacaagaagaaaaatcttTGCGACTACAATAGGGTTCCCAGCTCCGCTGGTACTGGGAACCGCGTTGCCTTGCACACGCGGGTTCTCAGCCTCCTCGGGGTTAATAAGACTACCAATTATGCATGCTACTATGCTTTGATTTGACAACACATCTAAAATCAATTAGTATCCTAGAGGCCTAAAAAACAAGTAAGTAAACGGTCAGACTATTAGTGCATTATCACCcttaatgttttgttaatttccAGCTTAGTCATATCCATCACATCTCTGTGTGGAATTGAGTAACAATACATTACTGGCTTAAAGTGCAGTTTACCATTTCCTGGGCCACCTTGACAGCCTCCTCCAGTCCGTAGACTTTGCCCTTCACAAGGAACACGCCTGCGGACCAGATGACGCAGTCTTCATGGAGCCAGTATTCACAGGGATCCAGAGGCAGTACAGGGGGGCTGTACCAGTCCTCCACATCAACAGAGCCAGCGTCTGACCGAGCCTGCTTAGCTGCAGGGCTGCCAGTATTGTCAGCAGTCCACCGGTGGCTCTCCAGGAGGCCCTTCTGCTTCAGGTGAGCTCCTCGCCTGAGGGTCCGTGGTGTGGGTGGATTGGCACACTTCCTCCCCCTGCCTCTGATACTGCAGGACGAGGAAGAGTCTGAATTGCTGTAGTCGTCCTCGTCCTCTTTGAGGCCCAATATGCTGGCTGGTCTTTTGGTGCTAGGCTGGTACCCTTCTGGGTAATAGGGGCCGTGGAGGTCCCCCAAGTCCATGGCGTTGGCCGCCTTTCCACACAGACAGCAGACGAGAGAGCGCTGGTGCTGGCTGTTCGTGGATGCTCGGcccagctgtagacaggaactGCTGGGTACAACTGCAGAATTGAAGCCACAGGGGTGAGCCTGCTGATGTTGGCCCTTCTTCGGTTGTGTCCTTACCTCCTCGGGGTAGTTTATTACAGTACACAGTGATGACGATAACTGCTGATGCTTTACACGGATGAATGGTGAGAAACTGTCTAACCGAAAGTCCCTTTTCTCCTCCTTGTAGTTGACATACTTTAACTTGATCTCCGGCTCCTTGGGGGAGAACATGGAGGGAGACTGGCtccatttgtgtttcttttgccTCCTCTTAAGAGTGCCAGCCCCCTTCGGCTTGGCAGTGGGAGATGTTTTGCTACCTGTAGCCTTGCCTTTGGCTTTGCCTTGGCTTTTCTTTGGAGATTTAGAtaatggtggtggtgggggggaaaATCTTGCCATATGAATGTCCATTAAGGGGTCAGGGTGAGAAATATGCTCTGGCTCCTTTGGGATTTCGTGCACATACTGATGACTTGACTGTGATGATAGTTTTCTCTTTGTATTCACAGGGCTAACCTGTGGTGAGTGTGCAGGATGTGAAACATCCTCTAGCTCCTTCTTTGACTTCTTGTGCACAGCAAACGGAGGGCTTTTTTGAGGTGTGTTGCCATTAGACTTTTTAGAATTATTGATTTCAGAATCTGAGGTAGAGTCTTTGCAACTGTCagttttaatgttattagttgTATCCCTTTTTATTGAAGTTACTGctttttgtttcattgtttttactGAGAAAAGCACTTTTGCTctgcttttcctttttcctaCTGACAGGGTGTCATTCCTCTTAGGACTGGTGAAATTAGAATCACTAGCTGTTGACTGGGAAGCATTTGCTTTCTTATTGGTGCGTATGCATCCTGACACTTTATACCTGCTTGAATTTATGTTCATAACTATAGCCTCTAATCGCATTCCTCTGCCGGACCGCACcggcagcttcttttcttttaaagttcTCTGTAGTGCCTTTGCATTCCCGTTCATGTGAGGAATGACAGTCTTGGGTTTGTTTCCTGaaacatctgacacacacacatcatctgtCAAGTCAATCAAAGGCTCCAACACTGCCTTCCGTCTATGGATAGGGTGCTTAACACACACATCATCTGTCAAGTCAATCAAAGGCTCCAACACTGCCTTCCGTCTATGGACAGGCTGCTTATTTTCAGCACTTGAATCTAACCTTGTGGTACTATTGCTGATGCCAGAGCCTGGCTTAATGGCCCCCTTTGTCCTCAAGCCAACCCACGCAACATCATCAGTTGTCTCTAGATAAGAGTTGTCGCCACTAGGTGAGCTGGAGGCCTGAGGCAGGATTAACACATCCTCTACATTGTCCAGTGAGGTAGCGGAGGGGGAGACAGGGTCCTCCAAAGGACTGATGTACTCCCTGCTTAGTGAACACAGGTCTCTAGTA is a window of Sander vitreus isolate 19-12246 chromosome 21, sanVit1, whole genome shotgun sequence DNA encoding:
- the LOC144535927 gene encoding uncharacterized protein LOC144535927 isoform X2 codes for the protein MEQPPGSLDDLQPQDLSTSSIPTVIDLTRKGEECVLNSTSLDALQMVKSPGWYPNTGTSNPGLPFSETGTSDTTLQSRDQPDNAFSHTTVTLSYVSRSHVFSTHDSLSRRSPLYGVPPISKLSAHSPCDSDKGLGDTGYALNQHYLVGGPLELATQRELFHSLSQAQVGPDNECLTKEPQELNGGVISSDRVVDKRVKGKEENSFFWGKNCGLENGQDDSFLSSGVCAEASPETLTLATGEDVKRDSSDVLFLMSKKQDPAVFPDRVGATRDLCSLSREYISPLEDPVSPSATSLDNVEDVLILPQASSSPSGDNSYLETTDDVAWVGLRTKGAIKPGSGISNSTTRLDSSAENKQPVHRRKAVLEPLIDLTDDVCVKHPIHRRKAVLEPLIDLTDDVCVSDVSGNKPKTVIPHMNGNAKALQRTLKEKKLPVRSGRGMRLEAIVMNINSSRYKVSGCIRTNKKANASQSTASDSNFTSPKRNDTLSVGKRKSRAKVLFSVKTMKQKAVTSIKRDTTNNIKTDSCKDSTSDSEINNSKKSNGNTPQKSPPFAVHKKSKKELEDVSHPAHSPQVSPVNTKRKLSSQSSHQYVHEIPKEPEHISHPDPLMDIHMARFSPPPPPLSKSPKKSQGKAKGKATGSKTSPTAKPKGAGTLKRRQKKHKWSQSPSMFSPKEPEIKLKYVNYKEEKRDFRLDSFSPFIRVKHQQLSSSLCTVINYPEEVRTQPKKGQHQQAHPCGFNSAVVPSSSCLQLGRASTNSQHQRSLVCCLCGKAANAMDLGDLHGPYYPEGYQPSTKRPASILGLKEDEDDYSNSDSSSSCSIRGRGRKCANPPTPRTLRRGAHLKQKGLLESHRWTADNTGSPAAKQARSDAGSVDVEDWYSPPVLPLDPCEYWLHEDCVIWSAGVFLVKGKVYGLEEAVKVAQEMMCSACSDPGATLGCFFKGCPNKYHYRCALESDCVLIEENLSMKCKKHKNKTFKAPPGSRWDDR
- the LOC144535927 gene encoding uncharacterized protein LOC144535927 isoform X1 yields the protein MEQPPGSLDDLQPQDLSTSSIPTVIDLTRKGEECVLNSTSLDALQMVKSPGWYPNTGTSNPGLPFSETGTSDTTLQSRDQPDNAFSHTTVTLSYVSRSHVFSTHDSLSRRSPLYGVPPISKLSAHSPCDSDKGLGDTGYALNQHYLVGGPLELATQRELFHSLSQAQVGPDNECLTKEPQELNGGVISSDRVVDKRVKGKEENSFFWGKNCGLENGQDDSFLSSGVCAEASPETLTLATGEDVKRDSSDVLFLMSKKQDPAVFPDRVGATRDLCSLSREYISPLEDPVSPSATSLDNVEDVLILPQASSSPSGDNSYLETTDDVAWVGLRTKGAIKPGSGISNSTTRLDSSAENKQPVHRRKAVLEPLIDLTDDVCVKHPIHRRKAVLEPLIDLTDDVCVSDVSGNKPKTVIPHMNGNAKALQRTLKEKKLPVRSGRGMRLEAIVMNINSSRYKVSGCIRTNKKANASQSTASDSNFTSPKRNDTLSVGKRKSRAKVLFSVKTMKQKAVTSIKRDTTNNIKTDSCKDSTSDSEINNSKKSNGNTPQKSPPFAVHKKSKKELEDVSHPAHSPQVSPVNTKRKLSSQSSHQYVHEIPKEPEHISHPDPLMDIHMARFSPPPPPLSKSPKKSQGKAKGKATGSKTSPTAKPKGAGTLKRRQKKHKWSQSPSMFSPKEPEIKLKYVNYKEEKRDFRLDSFSPFIRVKHQQLSSSLCTVINYPEEVRTQPKKGQHQQAHPCGFNSAVVPSSSCLQLGRASTNSQHQRSLVCCLCGKAANAMDLGDLHGPYYPEGYQPSTKRPASILGLKEDEDDYSNSDSSSSCSIRGRGRKCANPPTPRTLRRGAHLKQKGLLESHRWTADNTGSPAAKQARSDAGSVDVEDWYSPPVLPLDPCEYWLHEDCVIWSAGVFLVKGKVYGLEEAVKVAQEMMCSACSDPGATLGCFFKGCPNKYHYRCALESADCVLIEENLSMKCKKHKNKTFKAPPGSRWDDR